Proteins found in one Subtercola endophyticus genomic segment:
- a CDS encoding saccharopine dehydrogenase NADP-binding domain-containing protein → MVTNKAEAGEPTRRPVSALITVLGATGAVGRPLAAELASRASTNGWRLRFVGRNLSTLRTLAERFDAEWWRVSELSLHELEPALSGSSVVVNLVGPFAATAQVVSGAALAEGCHYIDAANEYAAVAAVLARDAEARDRAVTLMPAVGFGTVATEGLAASVAEHLRGGGGADVARGGSAANPLRTGRRSGAATTLGGDSWYGGVEGGASGGGSSGNRSDSGSGSGSGSGGEHVTRVNVAMFPQSAARSRGAATSVVGVLADGGAAVENGRLTRFALGHRAHRLVGPNGPTTLIPAATGDLAAIPATLGARFVTSSVGLPLPRFGAAAALPLVSAAMRSRLLRRLVDARAADTAPKTGELVSYSWARVAGESGDTREAWLRAGEGYAFTVHALVSALEQLLAPRTPAGTTTGTPAGTTVGTTAGALTATAAFGSGFLRGLPGVSTHSSLADALAHGAAADDADAPADAGADADADADAPA, encoded by the coding sequence ATGGTCACAAACAAAGCAGAAGCCGGCGAACCGACCCGTCGCCCGGTCAGCGCTCTCATCACCGTTCTCGGTGCTACCGGTGCCGTCGGCCGCCCGCTCGCGGCCGAGCTCGCCTCTCGCGCGTCGACGAACGGCTGGCGACTGCGGTTCGTCGGGCGTAATCTCAGCACTCTGCGAACTCTGGCAGAGCGGTTCGACGCCGAATGGTGGCGGGTGAGCGAGTTGTCGCTTCACGAACTCGAACCCGCACTCAGCGGGAGTTCGGTGGTGGTGAATCTGGTCGGTCCGTTCGCCGCGACCGCCCAGGTCGTGTCGGGCGCCGCGCTGGCCGAAGGGTGCCACTACATCGATGCCGCGAACGAATACGCGGCGGTCGCGGCCGTTCTCGCGCGCGACGCCGAGGCCCGCGACCGGGCAGTGACCCTGATGCCGGCGGTCGGCTTCGGAACGGTCGCGACCGAGGGTCTGGCCGCGTCGGTCGCCGAGCACCTTCGAGGCGGAGGCGGTGCTGACGTCGCGCGCGGCGGTAGCGCCGCGAATCCGCTCAGAACCGGGCGACGGAGTGGCGCTGCGACCACGCTAGGCGGTGATTCCTGGTACGGCGGCGTCGAGGGCGGCGCCAGCGGTGGCGGCAGCAGCGGTAACAGAAGCGACAGCGGCAGCGGCAGCGGCAGCGGCAGCGGCGGCGAGCACGTTACGCGGGTCAACGTCGCCATGTTCCCGCAGAGTGCGGCGCGCAGTCGCGGCGCGGCGACCAGTGTCGTCGGAGTGCTGGCCGACGGTGGCGCCGCCGTCGAGAACGGTCGGCTCACCCGTTTCGCCCTCGGCCACCGCGCCCATCGGCTGGTCGGACCGAACGGACCCACCACGCTCATCCCGGCAGCGACGGGCGACCTCGCGGCCATTCCGGCGACCCTCGGCGCTCGATTCGTCACCAGCTCCGTCGGCCTCCCTCTGCCGCGGTTCGGCGCCGCGGCCGCGTTGCCCCTCGTCTCTGCGGCGATGCGTTCGCGCCTGCTGCGCCGGCTAGTGGATGCTCGTGCGGCAGATACGGCGCCGAAAACGGGTGAGCTCGTGTCGTACTCGTGGGCGCGGGTGGCGGGTGAATCGGGTGACACTCGTGAGGCGTGGCTGCGCGCTGGCGAAGGATACGCCTTCACCGTGCACGCCCTCGTGTCTGCCCTCGAGCAGCTGCTCGCGCCGAGAACACCAGCGGGAACAACGACTGGAACGCCGGCTGGAACAACGGTGGGAACAACGGCTGGTGCACTGACGGCGACGGCCGCCTTCGGGTCGGGATTCTTGCGCGGGTTGCCAGGCGTGAGCACCCACTCGTCGCTGGCCGACGCGCTGGCCCACGGTGCTGCTGCCGACGATGCCGACGCCCCGGCCGATGCCGGCGCCGATGCTGATGCTGATGCTGATGCCCCGGCCTAG
- a CDS encoding alpha/beta fold hydrolase produces the protein MTITMPGGAAANAVLTRNNVSVLGADTAPTMIFGHGYGTSKQMWRLVAPQFADDHRVVLFDHVGSGDSDQAAYDASKYDSLYGYADDLLEIAHALDLHDIVFVGHSVSAMIGALAAIAEPELFASLILVGPSPRYINDSDYVGGFEAADVDALLDSLDANYLGWASTMAPVFMGNAERPELAAELVDSFAKADPAVASQFARVTFLSDVRAELPNVTTPTLIVQSTDDIVAPVIVGEYLKGAIAGSELVVLEADGHYVHLANPGKLSDTIRAFL, from the coding sequence ATGACGATCACCATGCCCGGCGGCGCTGCCGCGAATGCCGTTCTGACGAGAAACAACGTCTCCGTTCTCGGTGCCGACACCGCCCCGACCATGATCTTCGGGCACGGCTACGGCACGAGCAAGCAGATGTGGCGCCTCGTCGCCCCGCAGTTCGCCGACGACCACCGGGTCGTGCTCTTCGATCACGTGGGCTCGGGCGACTCCGACCAGGCGGCGTACGACGCGAGCAAGTACGACTCGCTCTACGGCTACGCCGACGACCTGCTCGAAATCGCTCACGCGCTCGACCTGCACGACATCGTGTTCGTGGGTCACTCGGTGAGCGCCATGATCGGCGCCCTCGCCGCCATCGCCGAGCCCGAGCTGTTCGCGAGCCTGATTCTGGTGGGCCCGTCGCCGCGGTACATCAACGACTCCGACTATGTGGGCGGTTTCGAAGCGGCCGATGTGGATGCCCTGCTCGACTCGCTCGACGCGAATTACCTGGGCTGGGCATCGACCATGGCCCCCGTCTTCATGGGCAACGCCGAGCGCCCCGAACTCGCGGCCGAATTGGTGGACAGTTTCGCGAAGGCCGACCCGGCTGTGGCCAGCCAGTTCGCCCGCGTCACGTTCTTGTCAGATGTACGGGCCGAGCTGCCGAACGTGACCACTCCGACGCTCATCGTGCAGTCGACGGATGACATCGTGGCTCCCGTCATCGTGGGCGAGTATCTGAAGGGCGCCATCGCCGGCAGCGAACTGGTGGTACTCGAGGCCGACGGCCACTACGTGCACCTGGCGAACCCGGGCAAGCTCAGCGACACGATTCGCGCCTTTCTGTGA
- a CDS encoding sensor domain-containing diguanylate cyclase, whose protein sequence is MTQHKSVTDAEPEPAPAPAPAPAPTADGPHQHDDAFDHAPCGLLSATASGVVTTVNDTFVQMVGVPREEVVGHYLIERLTRGSKLFYETRFMPLLRDQGRVNEMALDLQLPDESALSVFVNAAVDDSGGEPSIRFAVFDATVRRNYERELLAARRAAELSEKRVRILQAATTGFGTADTESDLGATLAEAARAATDAPQVTVYFSNDDGDLVPAAADATIIAAGQSSPATLALQRAVTQTWSDAATLSAAFPQASAFPQASAFPQASAIPQTGAVSARRARIESLVAVPIVEAGVATGALLCGFGRPRILEPSTIELLESLAEQSVGARQRIRLREQIVFQSLHDALTGLPNRLYLQRRLDDLLADNTPDARAIALLFVDLDGFKAVNDKLGHQGGDLVLREVSARLTSVVRAGDTVARLGGDEFLIICENVSEDQIVDIAERLRESVRRPLDGEAAGLPVSASVGVSFYSADESRNDVTGETLIRFADEAMYESKRAGKDRFTFVQV, encoded by the coding sequence GTGACCCAACACAAGTCTGTGACCGACGCCGAGCCTGAGCCTGCGCCCGCGCCCGCGCCCGCGCCCGCACCGACGGCAGACGGCCCGCACCAGCACGACGACGCCTTCGACCATGCGCCGTGCGGGCTGCTCTCGGCGACGGCGAGCGGGGTGGTGACCACGGTCAACGACACCTTCGTGCAGATGGTGGGGGTACCCCGCGAAGAGGTGGTCGGCCACTACCTCATCGAACGCCTCACCCGCGGCAGCAAGCTCTTCTACGAGACCCGGTTCATGCCGCTACTGCGCGACCAGGGGCGGGTCAACGAGATGGCGCTCGACCTGCAGCTGCCCGACGAGTCGGCGCTGTCGGTGTTCGTCAACGCGGCCGTCGACGACTCGGGCGGCGAGCCGAGCATCCGGTTCGCCGTGTTCGACGCGACCGTGCGCCGCAACTACGAACGCGAGCTACTCGCGGCGCGGCGGGCGGCCGAGCTCTCTGAGAAACGCGTTCGCATTCTGCAAGCGGCGACCACCGGATTCGGCACCGCCGACACGGAGTCCGACCTGGGCGCTACCCTCGCCGAGGCGGCCCGGGCCGCCACCGATGCTCCGCAGGTGACCGTGTACTTCAGCAACGACGACGGCGATCTGGTGCCGGCGGCTGCCGATGCGACGATCATCGCCGCCGGGCAGAGCTCGCCCGCGACACTCGCGCTGCAGAGAGCCGTGACGCAGACCTGGTCTGATGCGGCGACACTCTCCGCCGCGTTTCCGCAGGCCTCCGCGTTTCCACAGGCCTCCGCGTTTCCACAGGCCTCCGCGATTCCTCAGACCGGCGCGGTCTCCGCAAGGCGCGCCCGAATCGAGTCGCTCGTGGCGGTGCCGATCGTCGAGGCGGGCGTCGCCACCGGCGCGCTGCTCTGCGGCTTCGGCCGGCCCAGAATTCTCGAGCCGAGCACGATCGAACTGCTGGAGTCGCTCGCCGAGCAGTCGGTCGGGGCGCGGCAGCGCATCCGGTTGCGCGAGCAGATCGTGTTCCAATCGCTGCACGACGCCCTCACCGGGCTGCCGAACCGGCTCTACCTGCAGCGCCGACTCGACGATCTGCTCGCCGACAACACACCGGATGCCCGGGCGATCGCCCTGCTGTTCGTCGACCTCGACGGGTTCAAGGCCGTCAACGACAAGCTCGGCCACCAGGGCGGCGACCTCGTGCTGCGCGAAGTCAGCGCGCGGCTCACATCGGTGGTGCGGGCCGGCGACACCGTGGCGCGCCTCGGCGGGGATGAGTTTCTGATCATCTGCGAGAACGTCAGCGAAGACCAGATCGTGGACATCGCGGAACGATTACGCGAGTCCGTTCGCCGACCGCTCGACGGCGAGGCGGCGGGGCTGCCCGTCTCGGCGAGTGTGGGCGTGAGTTTCTACAGCGCCGACGAGTCGCGCAACGACGTGACCGGTGAGACGCTCATCCGTTTCGCCGACGAGGCCATGTACGAGTCGAAGCGCGCGGGCAAAGACCGTTTCACCTTCGTGCAGGTCTAA
- a CDS encoding TetR/AcrR family transcriptional regulator has product MPRPSRKADVLAAATACFAELGYDNTRVRHIAERSGMSEASIYRHFASLDDLATQVYSANLAAYARLVADAIESTRAERAVHSERPERSESSESSESSEIGDATVSGASAASDNAEERALRAIVQETIARYRSDRVSFVATLVRVPTFLPKLPAGTVYPLELIEAVIRQAQASGVAREGQPNLLAALFMGALLRPFLLAELAAPGAFDLLSERKHDLVIEEAALATVIVPR; this is encoded by the coding sequence ATGCCCCGGCCTAGCCGCAAGGCCGACGTGCTCGCGGCCGCGACCGCCTGCTTCGCCGAGCTCGGCTACGACAACACACGTGTTCGGCACATTGCAGAGCGCTCAGGCATGTCGGAGGCGTCGATCTACCGACACTTCGCTTCGCTCGACGACCTGGCGACGCAGGTCTATTCGGCGAACCTGGCCGCGTACGCGCGGCTCGTCGCCGACGCCATCGAGTCCACCCGCGCCGAGCGTGCCGTGCACTCCGAACGCCCCGAACGCTCCGAAAGCTCCGAAAGCTCCGAAAGCTCCGAGATCGGCGATGCGACGGTGTCGGGCGCATCGGCAGCCTCCGATAACGCGGAAGAACGTGCGCTGCGTGCGATCGTGCAAGAAACGATCGCGCGGTACCGCAGCGACCGCGTCTCGTTCGTGGCGACGCTCGTTCGGGTTCCCACCTTTCTGCCGAAGTTACCGGCGGGCACGGTTTATCCGCTCGAACTCATCGAAGCGGTGATCCGCCAGGCGCAAGCGTCGGGCGTTGCGCGCGAGGGCCAGCCGAACCTGCTCGCCGCCCTTTTCATGGGCGCTCTGCTGCGCCCGTTTCTGCTGGCGGAGCTGGCCGCTCCCGGCGCGTTCGACCTGCTCTCCGAGAGAAAACACGACCTCGTCATCGAAGAGGCCGCCCTCGCGACCGTCATCGTGCCGCGGTAA
- a CDS encoding PfkB family carbohydrate kinase, with product MPLSPSRAADASASADAPAPAPAPASASASAASAAHSVDRTSTPAARHLRVSVVGHVCIDENTADRGDVLRSAGSPAVFIAHQFAEFTGVSTTVLAPRGTDFDPLAPEISFFDAAEGDTTLVYRNSFVDGVRHQQCLYTDSAVPKPVDAHTAKRMRDSDVVIVAPLLSNLSPTYLNDIFENVPASALRLLLPQGYMRRVGTDHIVHEREFTEWAHVLPHFDVVVFSDEDCTDALDTARGWSRALPHTAIVVTQNRRGATIFERGRSRRVAAAPIAAVDSVATIGAGDVFSAHLALGLAGRRDLDVAVANANNAAASFIEAANVRASARDESSQLV from the coding sequence ATGCCTCTGTCACCCTCTCGCGCCGCCGACGCGTCTGCGTCTGCGGATGCGCCTGCGCCTGCGCCTGCGCCTGCGTCAGCGTCAGCGTCAGCAGCATCTGCAGCGCACTCCGTCGACCGTACTTCGACGCCGGCCGCGCGGCACCTCCGGGTCTCCGTGGTCGGCCACGTCTGCATCGACGAGAACACGGCCGACCGAGGCGACGTGCTGCGCTCCGCCGGCTCGCCCGCCGTGTTCATTGCGCATCAGTTCGCCGAGTTCACGGGCGTGAGCACGACGGTGCTCGCTCCGCGCGGCACCGACTTCGACCCGCTCGCCCCCGAGATCTCGTTCTTCGACGCGGCCGAGGGCGACACGACGCTCGTCTATCGCAATTCCTTCGTCGACGGCGTGCGCCACCAGCAGTGCCTCTACACCGACAGCGCCGTTCCGAAGCCGGTCGATGCGCACACGGCGAAGCGAATGCGGGATTCCGACGTCGTGATCGTGGCCCCCCTGCTCAGCAACCTTTCTCCGACCTATCTGAACGACATCTTCGAGAACGTTCCCGCCTCCGCCCTTCGCCTGCTGTTGCCCCAGGGCTACATGCGCCGCGTCGGCACCGATCACATCGTGCACGAGCGCGAGTTCACCGAATGGGCTCACGTGCTCCCCCACTTCGACGTGGTGGTGTTCTCTGACGAAGACTGTACCGACGCGCTCGACACGGCTCGCGGATGGTCGCGGGCACTCCCGCACACCGCCATCGTCGTGACGCAGAACCGGCGCGGAGCCACCATTTTCGAACGGGGTCGCTCGCGCCGGGTCGCGGCGGCACCCATCGCGGCCGTGGATTCCGTCGCCACCATCGGCGCCGGCGACGTATTCAGCGCCCACCTCGCCCTCGGCCTCGCCGGACGACGCGATCTTGATGTCGCCGTGGCGAACGCGAACAACGCGGCGGCGAGCTTCATCGAGGCCGCGAACGTGCGCGCGTCGGCGCGCGACGAGTCGTCGCAGCTCGTCTGA
- a CDS encoding S53 family peptidase, with protein sequence MTESVQSSESPQHSVPPLDLVPPLDLVPLAGSERPPAHGFAAAAQPAARASVVEATVVLRRASAGAVGQVTGEAAAGVGAAPADVELVTSTFRELGLDILEVDPPSRRVRIAASVATVERVFGTTLQVGESAGGVGSAAGGSGSGAGGSGSGAGGVGGGVGGVGGAAGDVSEAAGAGGVGGGDLVQSRRRSGGLSIPAALDGVVTAVLGLDDRPQARAQFRLAEAHAASVSYTPVELGRLYDFPAETSGAGQTVAIVELGGGFTQSDLDTYFGGLGIDVPAVRAVGVDGAANTPEHNAQGADGEVLLDIEVVGALAPKASILVYFAPNTDAGFLDAVATAAHAKPTPAAISISWGQSEDQWTAQARTALDDALQDAAALGVTVTVAAGDNGSSDGDSAGANHADFPASSPHALACGGTSLHASGSTVTSETVWNNGSGKGATGGGVSDVFALPVWQQGAGVPASPARSGGRGVPDVAANADPQTGYEVLVDGTRAVYGGTSAVAPLWAALVARFVESLGSPLGLLQPSLYAARAGLRDVTVGDNGAFDAGVGWDACTGLGVPSGTALLAALRAGQANRAGGGAVAPAAAAAAAAAAAAAGAAAADAAATRATGGVSAAPPADAAPDLADELRSIRAIGEDR encoded by the coding sequence ATGACCGAATCCGTACAATCCTCAGAATCGCCTCAGCACTCTGTGCCGCCTCTCGACCTCGTGCCGCCCCTCGACCTCGTGCCGCTCGCCGGCAGTGAACGGCCTCCGGCGCACGGATTCGCGGCGGCGGCTCAGCCGGCCGCGCGCGCTTCGGTGGTCGAGGCCACTGTGGTGTTGCGCCGGGCGAGCGCTGGGGCGGTGGGTCAGGTGACGGGCGAGGCGGCTGCCGGTGTCGGGGCTGCGCCTGCCGATGTCGAGCTCGTCACGAGCACGTTTCGAGAACTCGGGCTCGACATTCTCGAGGTCGATCCGCCCTCGCGGCGTGTTCGCATCGCGGCAAGCGTGGCGACGGTCGAGCGGGTGTTCGGCACCACGCTGCAGGTGGGGGAGTCTGCGGGCGGGGTCGGTTCTGCTGCGGGTGGGTCCGGTTCCGGTGCAGGTGGGTCCGGTTCCGGCGCGGGCGGGGTTGGCGGCGGTGTGGGCGGGGTCGGCGGCGCGGCGGGTGACGTGAGCGAGGCGGCTGGCGCGGGCGGCGTGGGCGGGGGCGACCTCGTGCAGAGTCGGCGGCGCAGTGGAGGGCTGAGCATCCCGGCCGCCCTCGACGGTGTGGTGACGGCGGTGCTCGGGCTCGACGACCGACCGCAGGCTCGTGCGCAGTTTCGCCTGGCCGAAGCCCATGCGGCGAGCGTGAGCTACACGCCCGTCGAGCTGGGGCGTCTCTACGATTTTCCGGCGGAGACGTCGGGTGCAGGCCAGACCGTCGCGATCGTCGAACTCGGCGGCGGGTTCACCCAGAGCGACCTCGACACGTACTTCGGCGGTCTCGGCATCGACGTTCCGGCGGTGCGGGCGGTCGGCGTCGACGGCGCCGCGAACACCCCCGAGCACAACGCCCAGGGGGCCGACGGCGAGGTGCTGCTCGACATCGAAGTGGTGGGCGCGCTCGCGCCGAAGGCGAGCATCCTGGTCTATTTCGCACCCAACACCGACGCCGGGTTTCTCGATGCGGTCGCCACGGCCGCACACGCGAAGCCTACGCCGGCCGCCATCAGCATCAGTTGGGGTCAGAGCGAAGACCAGTGGACTGCCCAGGCCCGCACGGCCCTCGACGACGCCCTGCAAGACGCGGCGGCGCTCGGCGTGACGGTCACCGTCGCCGCGGGCGATAATGGCAGCTCCGACGGCGACAGCGCGGGCGCCAACCACGCAGACTTTCCGGCGTCGAGCCCGCACGCGCTGGCCTGCGGCGGCACAAGCCTGCATGCCAGCGGCAGCACGGTCACCTCAGAGACGGTCTGGAACAACGGGTCGGGCAAGGGCGCGACGGGCGGCGGGGTGAGCGACGTGTTCGCGTTGCCGGTGTGGCAGCAGGGGGCGGGAGTGCCCGCGTCGCCGGCGCGCTCCGGTGGTCGCGGCGTGCCCGACGTGGCCGCAAATGCCGACCCGCAGACCGGCTATGAGGTTCTGGTCGACGGCACCCGGGCCGTCTACGGCGGAACCAGCGCGGTCGCTCCACTGTGGGCAGCACTGGTCGCGCGGTTCGTGGAGTCGTTGGGGTCGCCGCTCGGGCTGCTGCAGCCCTCGCTGTACGCGGCACGAGCTGGGTTGCGCGACGTGACGGTCGGTGACAACGGCGCCTTCGACGCCGGGGTGGGCTGGGATGCGTGCACCGGGCTCGGTGTGCCGAGCGGTACGGCGTTGCTCGCGGCGTTGCGCGCGGGCCAGGCGAACCGTGCCGGCGGCGGGGCCGTCGCGCCCGCGGCCGCCGCTGCTGCCGCCGCCGCTGCTGCCGCCGCTGGCGCCGCCGCCGCTGACGCCGCAGCGACACGTGCGACCGGCGGTGTGTCGGCAGCCCCACCCGCAGATGCGGCTCCCGACCTCGCAGACGAGTTGCGCAGCATCCGCGCCATCGGCGAAGATCGCTGA
- a CDS encoding MFS transporter produces the protein MTTIEPSYSARYYPRLALLAFGLFVVGTNAFVIAGLLPDIAASLDVRPADVSYSITFYAIVVAVAAPAVAILLPRVSRTTLMASGLGLIAVGTVIAAAAPTLGVFTVGRIVAALGGAALVPAATAAAASLAPPVKRGQAIAFVTLGFTLASALGSPLGTALGASGGWQLPLYVVAAMAAVLGVLVAFFLRRVPLGNPVSIAERFAPLRDHRIVVVLGATLFMTAGFNVVYIFSSEITAGATNSNGTLLAVLLLVYGLAGTVGNLGSGFLTDRFGNRRTASAFMIIHFFALVVLPIIDLNYLVTAVVFAVWGLAAFSAVPPLQHRLISIDPAASGIVLSWYTTAMYAGIALAPLLGGAALAVGGAQLVPDVGAGAVLIALVLFQLGYLIRRRTAEPAFAAQVR, from the coding sequence ATGACGACCATCGAACCATCGTACTCCGCGCGCTACTACCCACGGCTCGCGCTGCTGGCGTTCGGTCTCTTCGTGGTCGGAACGAACGCCTTCGTCATCGCCGGGCTGCTGCCCGACATCGCCGCGTCGCTCGACGTGCGGCCGGCCGATGTGAGCTACTCCATCACGTTCTACGCCATCGTGGTCGCCGTTGCGGCACCGGCGGTCGCCATTCTGCTGCCGAGAGTCTCGCGAACCACGTTGATGGCGTCGGGCCTCGGGTTGATCGCCGTGGGCACGGTGATCGCTGCAGCGGCACCGACGCTCGGAGTGTTCACCGTCGGGCGAATCGTGGCTGCCCTGGGTGGTGCGGCGCTCGTTCCCGCCGCGACCGCTGCTGCGGCCTCGCTGGCGCCTCCGGTCAAGCGCGGTCAGGCCATCGCCTTCGTCACACTCGGCTTCACGCTGGCCAGTGCACTGGGTTCTCCGCTCGGAACGGCTTTGGGAGCATCCGGCGGCTGGCAGCTGCCGCTGTACGTCGTGGCAGCGATGGCGGCGGTGCTCGGGGTGCTCGTCGCGTTCTTCCTGCGCAGGGTGCCGCTCGGAAATCCGGTGAGCATCGCGGAGCGCTTCGCGCCGCTGCGTGACCACCGCATCGTGGTGGTGCTCGGCGCCACGCTCTTCATGACCGCCGGATTCAACGTGGTGTACATCTTCAGCTCAGAGATCACGGCGGGCGCGACGAACAGCAATGGCACACTGCTGGCGGTGCTGCTGCTCGTCTACGGCCTCGCGGGCACCGTGGGAAACCTCGGGTCTGGCTTTCTGACCGACCGGTTCGGCAACCGGCGCACGGCGAGCGCGTTCATGATCATCCACTTCTTCGCGCTGGTGGTGCTGCCGATCATCGACCTCAACTACCTGGTGACGGCCGTCGTCTTCGCGGTGTGGGGTCTGGCGGCTTTCTCGGCCGTGCCGCCGCTGCAGCATCGGCTGATCTCCATCGACCCCGCCGCGTCGGGAATCGTGCTGTCGTGGTACACGACCGCCATGTATGCCGGAATCGCGCTGGCACCTCTGCTCGGGGGCGCGGCGCTCGCCGTCGGGGGTGCGCAGCTGGTGCCCGACGTGGGCGCCGGCGCGGTGCTCATCGCGCTCGTGCTCTTTCAGCTCGGGTACCTCATTCGCCGGCGCACGGCGGAGCCGGCCTTCGCGGCTCAGGTTCGCTGA
- a CDS encoding chromosome partitioning protein ParA, which produces MDEPVITALLRPDHTGMLNVDGTARALRGTSEGEALQALIGLIQDEALKFRRPVRVTVRARTGLSILLAAPDGSIEEESFVPFEDLPQPWPPPESAPEGEGEAAAKAAAKAAPEVAPEAEPAPATAGPRAAAALTIDEDVDDDADDELDYDDPAFGGPVSAAPVAAAARDREPAAEVAPEPEADSEPEADSEAEADSEPEPHPEAATAPEPEPEPEPDAVVESDAQSEAEPTPEAEKEPESTPAEPAPNPVTAPNPVTEPEPEPQPQPQPQPNTAADPEADPEPVPQPRASTAPPAPPAPPATPTAPKEPMSEQARRDLLDAPSFLATTSVDEPAQRGLPGFMNRFGFHLAPGPAELSERNDIQGVSRHFDAHRTISVINRKGGANKTPTVVNLAAVFARYGGGGVLAWDNNETMGTLGWRTEPGAHGSTVLDVLGSADELLDARAEFGQMSGFVHHQQADKFDVLRSDEDATGIHEMTADEVDVVHSIAAKYYRLIFMDSGNSDRAENWLRMIDHTDQLVVPTTTMEDRAQAALLTLQAVQSRSEKAAELARNAVVVVSEWQPKESSISQRMADDFRPYVRDVVIVPFDPALKAGRIQYGALQPATRRAWLAAAAAVSRGL; this is translated from the coding sequence TTGGATGAACCTGTCATCACCGCGCTGTTGCGCCCCGACCACACCGGAATGCTGAATGTCGACGGCACGGCGCGTGCTCTGCGCGGCACCTCGGAAGGGGAGGCGCTGCAGGCACTGATCGGTCTGATTCAGGATGAAGCGCTGAAGTTCCGTCGCCCGGTGCGCGTGACGGTGCGCGCCCGAACCGGGCTCAGTATTCTGCTCGCCGCACCCGACGGATCGATCGAAGAAGAGAGCTTCGTTCCGTTCGAAGACCTTCCGCAACCGTGGCCGCCGCCGGAGTCGGCCCCAGAGGGAGAGGGAGAGGCAGCGGCAAAGGCAGCGGCAAAGGCAGCGCCAGAAGTAGCCCCAGAGGCAGAGCCGGCGCCAGCGACGGCCGGGCCGCGGGCGGCTGCGGCGTTGACGATCGACGAAGACGTCGACGATGACGCCGACGACGAGCTCGACTACGACGACCCCGCGTTCGGCGGCCCCGTTTCAGCCGCTCCGGTCGCCGCCGCGGCGCGCGACCGCGAACCCGCGGCGGAGGTAGCTCCAGAACCCGAGGCGGATTCCGAGCCCGAGGCTGATTCTGAGGCCGAGGCGGATTCCGAGCCCGAGCCACACCCAGAAGCGGCGACCGCACCCGAGCCCGAGCCTGAGCCGGAACCCGACGCCGTCGTCGAGTCAGACGCGCAATCAGAGGCAGAGCCGACGCCCGAAGCCGAGAAAGAGCCAGAGTCGACGCCAGCCGAACCGGCGCCAAATCCCGTGACGGCGCCAAATCCCGTGACCGAACCCGAACCCGAACCGCAACCGCAACCGCAACCGCAACCGAACACGGCCGCCGACCCAGAGGCGGATCCCGAGCCCGTACCTCAGCCCCGGGCATCCACCGCCCCGCCTGCACCGCCCGCGCCACCCGCAACACCCACCGCACCGAAAGAACCTATGTCTGAGCAAGCTCGTCGTGATTTGCTCGACGCCCCCTCTTTTCTGGCCACGACAAGCGTCGACGAGCCCGCGCAGCGCGGATTGCCGGGGTTCATGAACCGGTTCGGCTTTCATTTGGCTCCGGGCCCGGCCGAGCTCAGCGAACGAAACGACATTCAGGGCGTCTCGCGTCACTTCGACGCCCACCGCACCATCAGCGTCATCAACCGAAAGGGCGGCGCGAACAAGACGCCGACCGTCGTCAATCTCGCGGCGGTCTTCGCCCGCTACGGCGGAGGCGGCGTACTCGCGTGGGACAACAACGAGACCATGGGCACGCTCGGCTGGCGCACCGAACCCGGCGCACACGGTTCGACGGTGCTCGACGTTCTCGGCAGCGCCGACGAGCTCCTGGATGCCCGGGCAGAGTTCGGGCAGATGTCGGGCTTCGTGCACCACCAGCAGGCCGACAAGTTCGACGTGCTGCGTTCCGATGAAGATGCCACGGGCATCCATGAGATGACGGCAGACGAGGTCGACGTGGTGCACAGCATCGCGGCCAAATACTACCGACTCATTTTCATGGACTCGGGCAACAGCGACCGCGCCGAGAATTGGCTTCGCATGATCGACCATACCGACCAACTCGTGGTGCCGACGACAACAATGGAAGACCGTGCCCAAGCGGCCCTGCTCACCTTGCAGGCCGTGCAGAGCCGCAGCGAGAAGGCAGCCGAGTTGGCGCGCAATGCGGTGGTCGTGGTGTCGGAGTGGCAGCCGAAGGAGTCGAGCATCTCGCAGCGCATGGCCGACGATTTTCGGCCGTACGTGCGCGACGTGGTCATCGTTCCGTTCGACCCGGCGCTCAAGGCCGGGCGCATCCAGTACGGAGCGCTGCAACCCGCCACCCGGCGCGCGTGGCTGGCGGCCGCGGCGGCGGTTTCGCGGGGGCTCTGA